A part of Kitasatospora acidiphila genomic DNA contains:
- the lepB gene encoding signal peptidase I encodes MAAVQAEGARRRWRRARGADAPRSKRKPRPFWQELPILVVVAVVLALVIKTFFVQAFSIPSESMQNTLQPGDRVLVDKFTPWFGATPERGDVVVFKDPDGWLKGEGEKVDHPNAFQQALSFIGLMPGAGDQDLIKRVIAVGGDTVQCDPGQPVRVNGTALTEPYIYPGATPCDDYSVGTITVPKGKLWMMGDHRNDSSDSRFHHKFGPGDGFVPQSDVVGRAFAVAWPLSRWSTLPVPATFQQHSLAASTAASTAATVPMLLWYRRRTRPLGR; translated from the coding sequence ATGGCCGCTGTTCAGGCGGAGGGCGCTCGACGCCGATGGAGAAGGGCCAGAGGAGCCGACGCGCCGCGCTCCAAGCGGAAGCCGCGGCCGTTCTGGCAGGAGCTGCCGATCCTGGTGGTGGTGGCCGTGGTGCTGGCCCTGGTCATCAAGACCTTCTTCGTCCAGGCGTTCTCGATCCCCTCCGAGTCGATGCAGAACACCCTGCAGCCGGGAGACCGGGTGCTGGTGGACAAGTTCACCCCGTGGTTCGGCGCCACGCCGGAGCGCGGCGACGTGGTGGTCTTCAAGGACCCGGACGGCTGGCTCAAGGGCGAGGGCGAGAAGGTCGACCACCCCAATGCGTTCCAGCAGGCGCTGAGCTTCATCGGGCTGATGCCGGGTGCCGGGGACCAGGACCTGATCAAGCGGGTGATCGCGGTCGGCGGGGACACCGTGCAGTGCGATCCGGGCCAGCCGGTCCGGGTGAACGGCACCGCGCTGACCGAGCCGTACATCTACCCCGGCGCGACGCCGTGCGACGACTACTCGGTGGGCACGATCACGGTGCCCAAGGGCAAGCTGTGGATGATGGGGGACCACCGCAACGACTCCTCCGACTCGCGGTTCCACCACAAGTTCGGGCCGGGCGACGGCTTCGTGCCGCAGTCGGACGTGGTCGGGCGGGCCTTCGCCGTGGCCTGGCCGCTGTCCCGCTGGTCCACCCTGCCCGTCCCGGCCACCTTCCAGCAGCACTCGCTGGCCGCCTCGACCGCCGCGAGCACGGCGGCGACGGTACCCATGCTGCTCTGGTACCGCCGCCGCACCCGCCCGCTCGGACGCTGA
- a CDS encoding DUF4129 domain-containing protein: MSGPNTPTDHAGAPSDTPPSPPGAASPGPAEDNRPVLRAVLALTAVVGLAFAALVLRPATGLFSTGSAPLGRASGWVALLGIGWAIVVGTVSRDYRAAVRHLTGLTPRAERLTRTAAWLLPTAAVVLPVAALAAVNAHHRPPPTPRLPQAKLPQVPPQGGADHTAVGNAIVIVFALLILVLLVLLGRLLLNALRNRRRGPRRTRRRGPVPSRALDEQEQLAAAVGSGRQALLGADARAAVIACYAAMEESLAASGVARRIADSPSELLARAVALGTVPTGAGTALTALFREARYSRHPMGAPELDRARAALDTIARHIGQPAEGVS, from the coding sequence ATGTCCGGACCGAACACGCCGACCGACCACGCCGGTGCGCCATCGGACACCCCGCCGAGTCCACCGGGCGCGGCAAGCCCCGGACCGGCGGAGGACAACCGCCCGGTGTTACGCGCCGTACTTGCGCTGACCGCGGTGGTCGGGCTGGCGTTCGCGGCGCTGGTGCTGCGGCCGGCCACCGGCCTGTTCAGTACGGGCAGTGCTCCGCTGGGCCGGGCGTCCGGCTGGGTGGCGCTGCTGGGCATCGGCTGGGCGATCGTGGTGGGGACGGTGAGCCGGGACTACCGTGCGGCGGTCCGCCACCTGACGGGCCTCACGCCCCGGGCCGAGCGGCTCACCAGGACAGCGGCGTGGTTGCTGCCGACCGCCGCCGTCGTACTGCCGGTCGCCGCGCTGGCCGCCGTGAACGCCCACCACCGGCCCCCGCCGACCCCGCGGCTCCCGCAGGCGAAGCTCCCGCAGGTGCCCCCGCAGGGCGGGGCCGACCACACCGCCGTCGGCAACGCGATCGTGATCGTTTTCGCCCTGCTGATCCTGGTGCTCCTGGTGCTGCTCGGCCGCCTGCTGCTCAACGCCCTGCGCAACCGCCGCCGCGGGCCACGCCGGACCCGGCGGCGGGGCCCGGTGCCGAGCCGGGCGCTCGACGAGCAGGAGCAACTGGCCGCAGCGGTCGGCTCCGGGCGGCAGGCGCTGCTCGGGGCCGACGCCCGGGCCGCGGTGATCGCCTGCTACGCGGCCATGGAGGAGTCGCTCGCGGCCTCGGGGGTCGCCCGCCGGATCGCGGACAGCCCCTCCGAGCTGCTGGCCCGCGCGGTGGCCCTCGGCACCGTGCCCACCGGGGCCGGCACCGCGCTGACCGCACTGTTCCGGGAGGCCCGCTACTCCCGCCACCCGATGGGCGCGCCGGAGCTCGACCGCGCTCGCGCTGCCCTCGACACGATCGCCCGGCACATCGGGCAACCCGCCGAGGGGGTCTCCTGA
- a CDS encoding AAA family ATPase: MTTEDLTPQQAGKLAREVLAEIERAVVGKPEALELVMLGVLAGGHVLIEDLPGLGKTLLARSFATTLGLEFRRIQFTPDLLPSDVSGAPFYDQRSGEMVFRPGPLFTNLLLADEINRTPPKTQAALLEAMAEAQVSIDGTTRRLPDPFTVIATANPIEYDGTYALPEAQLDRFLLRVRMGYLPAESEARMLRARIDRAAPEAVLQPLADPATVLAMRAAVERVEVADDLVRYVMDLISATRSHPQIQVGASPRGGLALVQLGRARAMLANRDYLTPEDVKSVAVPALAHRVTLKPELWVRQVSADDVLSGLVAEVPTPQTLPGVPLGQDAAVAAVPAS; this comes from the coding sequence GTGACCACCGAAGACCTGACGCCCCAGCAGGCCGGCAAGCTCGCCCGCGAGGTGCTGGCCGAGATCGAGCGTGCCGTGGTCGGCAAGCCCGAGGCGCTGGAGCTGGTGATGCTCGGCGTGCTGGCCGGCGGGCACGTGCTGATCGAGGACCTGCCCGGCCTCGGCAAGACCCTGCTGGCCCGCTCCTTCGCGACCACGCTCGGCCTGGAGTTCCGGCGCATCCAGTTCACGCCCGACCTGCTGCCCTCGGACGTCTCCGGTGCGCCGTTCTACGACCAGCGCAGCGGCGAGATGGTCTTCCGGCCCGGCCCGCTCTTCACCAACCTGCTGCTGGCCGACGAGATCAACCGCACCCCGCCGAAGACCCAGGCCGCGCTGCTGGAGGCGATGGCCGAGGCCCAGGTGTCGATCGACGGCACCACGCGCCGGCTGCCGGACCCGTTCACCGTGATCGCCACCGCCAACCCGATCGAGTACGACGGCACTTACGCACTGCCCGAGGCGCAGCTCGACCGGTTCCTGCTGCGGGTGCGGATGGGTTATCTGCCGGCCGAGTCGGAGGCCCGGATGCTGCGGGCCCGGATCGACCGCGCCGCGCCCGAGGCGGTGCTGCAGCCGCTCGCCGACCCGGCCACCGTGCTGGCGATGCGGGCGGCGGTGGAGCGGGTCGAGGTGGCCGACGACCTGGTGCGCTATGTGATGGACCTGATCAGCGCGACCCGGTCGCATCCGCAGATCCAGGTGGGCGCCTCGCCGCGCGGTGGCCTCGCGCTGGTCCAACTCGGCCGGGCCCGCGCCATGCTGGCGAACCGCGACTACCTGACGCCGGAGGACGTCAAGTCGGTGGCGGTCCCCGCGCTAGCTCACCGGGTCACGCTCAAGCCGGAGTTGTGGGTGCGACAGGTGTCGGCCGACGACGTGCTGAGCGGGCTGGTGGCGGAGGTGCCGACCCCGCAGACGCTGCCCGGTGTGCCGCTCGGGCAGGACGCCGCCGTGGCTGCCGTTCCGGCGTCGTGA